From the Primulina tabacum isolate GXHZ01 chromosome 15, ASM2559414v2, whole genome shotgun sequence genome, one window contains:
- the LOC142527946 gene encoding gibberellin 2-beta-dioxygenase 8-like isoform X2 has translation MLLCTCATDQYCVFQIVRMEESPDPPFEQTYGNLFKSNLNEKNIPTDPPVVGECQLPLIDLNQLNLGDFEKQACKKNISLASKEWGFFQVINHGIPAEILQRMRHEQIKLFKKPFHEKTNSKDLNFSTGSYRWGTPSATCLKQLSWSEAFHVLLSDILGSGGYNNLSSTMEQYATMVSELAQDLVDILAEELGCESDHFKETCLPSTCYLRLNRYPRCPSYPHMFGIMPHTDSDFLTVLHQDHIGGLQLVKDGKWIAVRPNPEALIINIGDLFQAWSNNEYKSVEHRVVTNAEKERFSTAYFFCPSYDTIIESNIEPRVYRSFRFGEYRERVQEDVKRLGYKIGLPNFLVNCGA, from the exons ATGTTATTATGTACATGTGCTACTGATCAATATTGCGTGTTTCAGATTGTGAGAATGGAAGAATCACCTGATCCGCCATTCGAGCAAACTTATGGGAATCTCTTCAAGAGCAACTTGAATGAGAAGAATATTCCTACCGATCCTCCGGTCGTGGGAGAATGCCAGCTGCCGTTAATCGACCTCAACCAGTTAAATCTTGGAGATTTTGAGAAGCAGGCATGCAAGAAAAACATATCTCTGGCGTCGAAAGAGTGGGGTTTCTTTCAAGTAATAAACCACGGGATTCCCGCGGAGATACTCCAAAGAATGAGACATGAACAAATCAAGCTTTTCAAGAAGCCATTCCATGAGAAAACAAACAGCAAAGATTTGAATTTCTCGACCGGAAGTTATCGGTGGGGGACGCCTTCCGCTACCTGCTTGAAGCAGCTATCTTGGTCGGAGGCTTTTCATGTGTTATTGAGTGATATATTGGGTTCAGGTggatacaacaatctcag CTCAACAATGGAGCAATACGCGACAATGGTGTCTGAACTAGCACAAGATTTGGTAGACATACTGGCCGAGGAATTGGGCTGCGAGTCTGATCATTTCAAAGAAACCTGTCTTCCCAGCACTTGCTACCTTCGGTTGAACCGGTACCCGAGGTGCCCGAGTTACCCTCATATGTTCGGAATAATGCCACATACGGACAGCGATTTCCTCACCGTACTGCACCAAGATCACATCGGAGGTCTTCAGTTGGTAAAAGATGGAAAATGGATCGCCGTTAGACCAAATCCCGAGGCCCTAATAATCAACATCGGTGATCTGTTCCAG GCTTGGAGTAACAATGAGTACAAAAGCGTCGAACACAGAGTGGTGACAAATGCGGAAAAGGAGAGGTTTTCGACTGCCTACTTCTTCTGTCCGTCTTACGACACGATCATAGAAAGTAACATAGAGCCTCGTGTTTACAGAAGTTTTAGGTTCGGGGAATATAGAGAACGGGTGCAAGAAGATGTTAAGCGTTTGGGTTACAAAATAGGACTTCCTAATTTTCTAGTAAACTGTGGAGCATAG
- the LOC142527946 gene encoding gibberellin 2-beta-dioxygenase 8-like isoform X3, with translation MVLLSLNQSKYLNNIVRMEESPDPPFEQTYGNLFKSNLNEKNIPTDPPVVGECQLPLIDLNQLNLGDFEKQACKKNISLASKEWGFFQVINHGIPAEILQRMRHEQIKLFKKPFHEKTNSKDLNFSTGSYRWGTPSATCLKQLSWSEAFHVLLSDILGSGGYNNLSSTMEQYATMVSELAQDLVDILAEELGCESDHFKETCLPSTCYLRLNRYPRCPSYPHMFGIMPHTDSDFLTVLHQDHIGGLQLVKDGKWIAVRPNPEALIINIGDLFQAWSNNEYKSVEHRVVTNAEKERFSTAYFFCPSYDTIIESNIEPRVYRSFRFGEYRERVQEDVKRLGYKIGLPNFLVNCGA, from the exons ATGGTACTGTTGTCTTTGAACCAGTCAAAATATCTCAACAAC ATTGTGAGAATGGAAGAATCACCTGATCCGCCATTCGAGCAAACTTATGGGAATCTCTTCAAGAGCAACTTGAATGAGAAGAATATTCCTACCGATCCTCCGGTCGTGGGAGAATGCCAGCTGCCGTTAATCGACCTCAACCAGTTAAATCTTGGAGATTTTGAGAAGCAGGCATGCAAGAAAAACATATCTCTGGCGTCGAAAGAGTGGGGTTTCTTTCAAGTAATAAACCACGGGATTCCCGCGGAGATACTCCAAAGAATGAGACATGAACAAATCAAGCTTTTCAAGAAGCCATTCCATGAGAAAACAAACAGCAAAGATTTGAATTTCTCGACCGGAAGTTATCGGTGGGGGACGCCTTCCGCTACCTGCTTGAAGCAGCTATCTTGGTCGGAGGCTTTTCATGTGTTATTGAGTGATATATTGGGTTCAGGTggatacaacaatctcag CTCAACAATGGAGCAATACGCGACAATGGTGTCTGAACTAGCACAAGATTTGGTAGACATACTGGCCGAGGAATTGGGCTGCGAGTCTGATCATTTCAAAGAAACCTGTCTTCCCAGCACTTGCTACCTTCGGTTGAACCGGTACCCGAGGTGCCCGAGTTACCCTCATATGTTCGGAATAATGCCACATACGGACAGCGATTTCCTCACCGTACTGCACCAAGATCACATCGGAGGTCTTCAGTTGGTAAAAGATGGAAAATGGATCGCCGTTAGACCAAATCCCGAGGCCCTAATAATCAACATCGGTGATCTGTTCCAG GCTTGGAGTAACAATGAGTACAAAAGCGTCGAACACAGAGTGGTGACAAATGCGGAAAAGGAGAGGTTTTCGACTGCCTACTTCTTCTGTCCGTCTTACGACACGATCATAGAAAGTAACATAGAGCCTCGTGTTTACAGAAGTTTTAGGTTCGGGGAATATAGAGAACGGGTGCAAGAAGATGTTAAGCGTTTGGGTTACAAAATAGGACTTCCTAATTTTCTAGTAAACTGTGGAGCATAG
- the LOC142527946 gene encoding gibberellin 2-beta-dioxygenase 8-like isoform X1, producing MINICRISNISGKRINMVLLSLNQSKYLNNIVRMEESPDPPFEQTYGNLFKSNLNEKNIPTDPPVVGECQLPLIDLNQLNLGDFEKQACKKNISLASKEWGFFQVINHGIPAEILQRMRHEQIKLFKKPFHEKTNSKDLNFSTGSYRWGTPSATCLKQLSWSEAFHVLLSDILGSGGYNNLSSTMEQYATMVSELAQDLVDILAEELGCESDHFKETCLPSTCYLRLNRYPRCPSYPHMFGIMPHTDSDFLTVLHQDHIGGLQLVKDGKWIAVRPNPEALIINIGDLFQAWSNNEYKSVEHRVVTNAEKERFSTAYFFCPSYDTIIESNIEPRVYRSFRFGEYRERVQEDVKRLGYKIGLPNFLVNCGA from the exons ATGATTAATATTTGCAGGATATCAAATATAAGTGGGAAAAGAATCAACATGGTACTGTTGTCTTTGAACCAGTCAAAATATCTCAACAAC ATTGTGAGAATGGAAGAATCACCTGATCCGCCATTCGAGCAAACTTATGGGAATCTCTTCAAGAGCAACTTGAATGAGAAGAATATTCCTACCGATCCTCCGGTCGTGGGAGAATGCCAGCTGCCGTTAATCGACCTCAACCAGTTAAATCTTGGAGATTTTGAGAAGCAGGCATGCAAGAAAAACATATCTCTGGCGTCGAAAGAGTGGGGTTTCTTTCAAGTAATAAACCACGGGATTCCCGCGGAGATACTCCAAAGAATGAGACATGAACAAATCAAGCTTTTCAAGAAGCCATTCCATGAGAAAACAAACAGCAAAGATTTGAATTTCTCGACCGGAAGTTATCGGTGGGGGACGCCTTCCGCTACCTGCTTGAAGCAGCTATCTTGGTCGGAGGCTTTTCATGTGTTATTGAGTGATATATTGGGTTCAGGTggatacaacaatctcag CTCAACAATGGAGCAATACGCGACAATGGTGTCTGAACTAGCACAAGATTTGGTAGACATACTGGCCGAGGAATTGGGCTGCGAGTCTGATCATTTCAAAGAAACCTGTCTTCCCAGCACTTGCTACCTTCGGTTGAACCGGTACCCGAGGTGCCCGAGTTACCCTCATATGTTCGGAATAATGCCACATACGGACAGCGATTTCCTCACCGTACTGCACCAAGATCACATCGGAGGTCTTCAGTTGGTAAAAGATGGAAAATGGATCGCCGTTAGACCAAATCCCGAGGCCCTAATAATCAACATCGGTGATCTGTTCCAG GCTTGGAGTAACAATGAGTACAAAAGCGTCGAACACAGAGTGGTGACAAATGCGGAAAAGGAGAGGTTTTCGACTGCCTACTTCTTCTGTCCGTCTTACGACACGATCATAGAAAGTAACATAGAGCCTCGTGTTTACAGAAGTTTTAGGTTCGGGGAATATAGAGAACGGGTGCAAGAAGATGTTAAGCGTTTGGGTTACAAAATAGGACTTCCTAATTTTCTAGTAAACTGTGGAGCATAG